The Psychrobacter sp. P11G3 genomic interval TAGATCAGATATTACAGATATGAATGTAAGCAGAAGCGACCTTATAACAGGTCGCTTTTTGTATTTTAGACTGTGACTACTTTGCTGCATTACTGACTTTGCTCTGACAAATACAATCGCCTGAATAATGATATGACCAACAAAACAATCTCATTTAATGAATATCTTTTGATACTCATATTTATTATTCTATCTTTATTACCTTTTATAGACAGCCATTTATTTTGAAAACAATGCCTACCGTCATGCCAACTCAAACGCTACCATCACAGCCTATCGGCCGCTTTGCGCCTTCACCAACGGGTGAGTTACATCTCGGCTCTCTAACCACCGCGCTTGCCAGCTTTTGCCATATCAAATCAATCGGTGGTAAATGGCTGTTGCGTATGGAAGATACCGATACTGAACGCTGTGATCGGCAGTTCACTGAGCAAATTTTAATGGATCTTGAGGCACTTGGATTGCATTGGGATGGTGATGTTATTTATCAGTCTGAGCGCATTGATATCTACAACGATTATCTATCATCATACCTAGGGCCGTTGACCTATGGCTGCCAATGCTCCCGTAAAGATTTAGAGCAGTACTGGGCGCAAGAAGAGATAAGTAGAAATCATAGTCGTGCTAGCTTAGCTGCGCCAACTGATCAGATATCGTTAGACGAACAAGTTCCATCAATTGACCAAGTACAACTCAATAGGCAGCGGTATCCGCGTCGCTGTGTGGCAGCTGACCTTGATAGACAGCAGCATAAGCTACGTATTCAGCTACCAGACTATCGGATTGGGTTCAATGATGGTATTCAAGGACTACAATGGGATAATCCGCAGCAGACACTAGGCGATATGGTCGCTCGTCGCCAAGATGGTATGATCAATTACATACTGGCAGCCAGTCTCGATGATGGTCTACAGCAGGTTACTCATATCATGCGTGGTCTTGATATCCTACCTATGACGACCGCGCAAATCGGCATCATGCAAGCAGCCCGCCTACCCACTATTGACCAATGGTATCACCTGCCATTGATCAATAATGCTGACGGCCAAAAGCTCTCTAAGCAGAACCTTGCCCAACCAATCGACACATCAGACCCGAGTCAACTTATTGCTGAAGCCCTATCTCTATTACAGCAAGTAAAGGTCGATATCGATACCCCAGAAAATATGCTCAAACAAGCCATTGCTCAATGGGACAATACCCCACTACAAGGCAAGCAACAGTTAAATCTGTCTTATTAATAAGAGTTATTCCATCAAAAGTCATGACATAGACAATAAAAAGCGCCACTATGAGTGACGCTTTTTATTGCAATAGTACTGCACACTATTTACCGAAAGTCTGAATCTATGCAAAGACTATTATATATAGAGCCTATTAATAATAACGGCATTGGCTTTTTTCTATTTCAGGGCTTTCTTTATATATCTTTAATAATAGAGCGACCATAACCAAACTAATCAACATAGACGAACCACCATAACTAAAGAACGGCATAGTGAGACCTTTGGTTGGAATGGCACCCATATTCATCGCAGCGTTAATAATCGTCTGGGCAATAAATACCACACCAATACCGAAAGCAGTATAGCTCATGCGCATCTGGCGGCGTTTGAGCGCGTTGTAACTGATCCGCATCGCACTACCGATAATTAACGCTTCAAGTATCAGTACCATGCTGACACCGACGAACCCTAACTCTTCACCCGTAATAGCCAATAAGAAATCCGTGTGCGCCTCAGGCAAATGCGACAGTTTCTGTACACTTTCGCCATAGCCGACACCCGTGAACTGCCCACGACCAAAGGCGATCAAACTACGTGCGAGCTGATAATCAGTATCTTGTACATCGTCAAATGGATCCATAAACGACATCACACGCACCAGTCGGTACTCTGCCGTAGTCACCATTAACACTGCACCACCAACAGCAGCAGCACCCAAGGCTAAGAAGTGCTTATAAGGTGCTCCAGCAATATAAAAAATCGCGAACAGCGTACCAATAATGACGACAAAAGAACCAAAATCTGGCTGCGACAATAGCAGTATCGTTATCAGCGCTACTACCAACATAATTCGCAAAAAACCGTCTAGGCCATTACGAACTTCAAAAGATCGACGCACTACAAAGTCAGATACAAACACAATCATGACCAGTTTGGCCAACTCAGCTACCTGAAAGTTAAAGCCGCCTACTGTGAGCCAACGTTTGGAGCCATTAATTGGCGTACTAAACAACGTGGCAACAAGCAGTAGCCCTGTGATGCCTAACAAAGCAAACTGGGTCTCAGTTTTATAAAGTGTGCGTAAAGACACGCCATAATAAGGAATAACCGCAACGATTAAACCAATCGTCATATACAACAGCTGGTTTTTGAAAAAATACAGCTCTGTCATACCGCGGCTAAGCGCAAAAGGAATAGAAGCAGAAGCAACCATCAGCAGACTAAGCACCATCATACAGCCGACGCTTGATAATAAAATTGCGCGCGCTGATGGCATAGACAGAACACCGTCTGAGCCAGAGGTTTGCTTGGTTTGGGGCGAGGAACGAAAAAAAGAAGAGAGCGCCATAATTTTATATACACTAACAAACGAAAAAACACGGCGTCTATGAAACGCCACCGTTTAAAAAATCATAAAGTAAATCGTACTAAACAGATGGTGATAGAAAACCTGTAACCAGCGGCAAACGCCTTAGCTAGCACCTATTTTAGTAATCAGGATTATATGCTTGACAGTAGCAGCAATCTATAAGCAAAACAATCATTTATCCAGAAAATACTGGCTGTTGCTAGAGAATAGACATCTGCTATGCCAACCTATATAGCTGCTTAATATATTCGACTACCTATCAAGCTTCTGATTGGGCGGTGTCTAATTGATTGACCAGTTGGCTAAAGTGCTCACCGCGAGCCGCATAACCACTATATTGGTCAAAGCTAGCACAGGCAGGTGACAACAATACAGCCTGTACTTGCGATAAACTACTGGTAGTGACTTGTTGAATAGTCGCAAACGCATTCTCTAATGTCTGACACTGATGTAGTGCGACATCATCACTCAATTTCGCAGCTCTTAGATGTTGTTCAATCTGCTGACCATCTTCACCAATAAACAAAACTTGGCTCACATATTGATTGATAAAAGGCGTTAATTCACCAAACTGTTGCCCTTTGCCTTGCCCGCCTAAGATCAATAATAGCTTACCGTCTTTCGGCGCATAGACTGCGCCCAAGCCTTCGATAGCGGCCATGGTCGAACCAATATTGGTGCCTTTAGAATCATTGAAATAATCAATGCCAGCAGCATTAGCCACATATTGGCAGCGGTGCTCAAGACCTGTGAACTGCTGTAAAGTGGTTAGCATACTTTCTAGCGGTAAGCCTGCCAGCTCACCAAGTGCTAGAGCCGCTTGCGCATTCAGTAGATTATGACGACCTTTAATCAACAGTTTGTCTGCCGACAGTAATCGTTCTGTACCACGAGCAAGATAAGTTTGGCCCTCTGTGTCGGTAATCAGACCATACTGACCTTTATCAGGGGCATGAATACCCGTACTAATTCTCGGTAGGTTGTCTGCGACCAATGGACGAGTAAGTGCATCTTCGCGGTTAATCATTACCGACTTGGCACCTTGGAAGATACGGTGTTTGGCTTGATGGTAGCCAAGCATATCTCCATGACGATCTAAATGATCAGGCGACATATTGAGCACAGTCGCTACTTTTGCGCCCAAGTTAGTGACGGTTTCTAATTGAAAGCTAGACAGCTCAAGCACCGCAAGTTCCATATCAGAATTATCTAGCAATGTTAAAGCTGGTACACCGATATTGCCACCGACACCCACGTTAACGCCAGCATCTGCCGCCATTTGACCAACTAACGTAGTGACTGTACTTTTAGCGTTAGAGCCTGTAATCGCTACGATGGGTGCGGTACACGCTTCACAGAACAGTTGAATATCACTAACTACAGGAATATTGGCTTGGCGAGCAGCAGCTACAGCGGCAGTTTCAAGAGAAATACCTGGGCTAATAACAATACGTGCGGCTTGTTGCAATAAATCGGCATCTATCTCACCAAACTGACGAATATCTATCTCGGCTGGCAACTGATCGGCCAATTTAGGGGTAGCTTGAGCATCAGTGACTGCGACTTGATAGCCTTGCTTAACCAGATAATGCGCGACTGACAATCCAGACTGCCCCAAACCCACCACGACTTGTAGACCACTACCCTTATGAAGTAAGGCTTCTGTTGCTGTA includes:
- the gluQRS gene encoding tRNA glutamyl-Q(34) synthetase GluQRS; this translates as MPTQTLPSQPIGRFAPSPTGELHLGSLTTALASFCHIKSIGGKWLLRMEDTDTERCDRQFTEQILMDLEALGLHWDGDVIYQSERIDIYNDYLSSYLGPLTYGCQCSRKDLEQYWAQEEISRNHSRASLAAPTDQISLDEQVPSIDQVQLNRQRYPRRCVAADLDRQQHKLRIQLPDYRIGFNDGIQGLQWDNPQQTLGDMVARRQDGMINYILAASLDDGLQQVTHIMRGLDILPMTTAQIGIMQAARLPTIDQWYHLPLINNADGQKLSKQNLAQPIDTSDPSQLIAEALSLLQQVKVDIDTPENMLKQAIAQWDNTPLQGKQQLNLSY
- a CDS encoding FtsW/RodA/SpoVE family cell cycle protein — protein: MALSSFFRSSPQTKQTSGSDGVLSMPSARAILLSSVGCMMVLSLLMVASASIPFALSRGMTELYFFKNQLLYMTIGLIVAVIPYYGVSLRTLYKTETQFALLGITGLLLVATLFSTPINGSKRWLTVGGFNFQVAELAKLVMIVFVSDFVVRRSFEVRNGLDGFLRIMLVVALITILLLSQPDFGSFVVIIGTLFAIFYIAGAPYKHFLALGAAAVGGAVLMVTTAEYRLVRVMSFMDPFDDVQDTDYQLARSLIAFGRGQFTGVGYGESVQKLSHLPEAHTDFLLAITGEELGFVGVSMVLILEALIIGSAMRISYNALKRRQMRMSYTAFGIGVVFIAQTIINAAMNMGAIPTKGLTMPFFSYGGSSMLISLVMVALLLKIYKESPEIEKSQCRYY
- the murD gene encoding UDP-N-acetylmuramoyl-L-alanine--D-glutamate ligase, translating into MTTNTATEALLHKGSGLQVVVGLGQSGLSVAHYLVKQGYQVAVTDAQATPKLADQLPAEIDIRQFGEIDADLLQQAARIVISPGISLETAAVAAARQANIPVVSDIQLFCEACTAPIVAITGSNAKSTVTTLVGQMAADAGVNVGVGGNIGVPALTLLDNSDMELAVLELSSFQLETVTNLGAKVATVLNMSPDHLDRHGDMLGYHQAKHRIFQGAKSVMINREDALTRPLVADNLPRISTGIHAPDKGQYGLITDTEGQTYLARGTERLLSADKLLIKGRHNLLNAQAALALGELAGLPLESMLTTLQQFTGLEHRCQYVANAAGIDYFNDSKGTNIGSTMAAIEGLGAVYAPKDGKLLLILGGQGKGQQFGELTPFINQYVSQVLFIGEDGQQIEQHLRAAKLSDDVALHQCQTLENAFATIQQVTTSSLSQVQAVLLSPACASFDQYSGYAARGEHFSQLVNQLDTAQSEA